The Cyclobacteriaceae bacterium genome includes a region encoding these proteins:
- a CDS encoding glycosyltransferase family 9 protein has product MKQPESVLIIQTAFIGDVILATALLESLHHKFPEAKIDFVVRKGNEALLQGHPFIRELFVFDKKNKFRNLIGLIGKIRKKKYDYVINVQRFATTGIMTVLSGAKVTVGFDKNPLSFLFSKKITHQQEGLHEVERNNRLIEFLTGSKEKSKPRLYPTPDQFEKVKEFTKDRYITVSPASVWFTKQFPVEKWIEFVSEVPDHFRIFILGAPSDKELGEEIIRSVPSRDIVNLAGKLSLLESAALMKNSEMNYVNDSAPMHLSSALNAPVSAVYCSTVTDFGFGPLSDKSFVIEIIEDLDCRPCGLHGHRECPMGHFKCALNIQKEQLLATIIRQEPSI; this is encoded by the coding sequence ATGAAGCAACCTGAGTCAGTACTGATCATTCAAACAGCATTCATTGGCGATGTGATTCTTGCCACTGCGCTTCTGGAATCCTTACATCATAAATTTCCTGAAGCCAAAATTGATTTCGTTGTTCGAAAAGGCAATGAAGCATTGCTTCAGGGGCATCCGTTTATCCGAGAACTTTTTGTATTTGATAAAAAGAACAAGTTCCGGAACCTCATCGGACTCATTGGGAAGATCCGTAAAAAGAAGTACGACTATGTGATCAATGTCCAGCGTTTTGCTACGACAGGTATCATGACGGTTCTTTCAGGTGCAAAGGTGACAGTGGGATTTGATAAAAATCCTTTGTCGTTCTTGTTTTCAAAAAAGATCACCCATCAGCAGGAAGGCCTTCATGAAGTTGAACGTAACAACAGACTCATTGAATTCCTTACCGGCTCTAAAGAGAAAAGCAAACCAAGATTATATCCTACTCCTGATCAATTTGAGAAGGTGAAGGAATTTACTAAGGATCGGTATATAACGGTTTCTCCTGCATCGGTCTGGTTTACAAAGCAGTTCCCGGTTGAGAAGTGGATTGAGTTTGTTTCTGAAGTTCCGGATCATTTCAGAATATTTATCCTGGGTGCGCCATCTGATAAGGAATTAGGAGAGGAGATCATCAGGTCCGTTCCTTCAAGAGATATTGTTAACCTTGCTGGCAAATTATCTTTATTGGAGTCAGCTGCTCTGATGAAAAACTCGGAGATGAATTACGTCAATGATTCTGCTCCAATGCATTTATCATCTGCTTTGAATGCACCAGTATCTGCAGTTTATTGTTCTACGGTAACGGATTTTGGATTTGGTCCTTTGTCGGATAAATCATTTGTCATCGAAATTATAGAGGATCTTGATTGCCGGCCATGCGGGCTTCATGGTCACAGGGAGTGTCCGATGGGGCATTTTAAATGTGCATTGAATATTCAGAAGGAGCAATTGCTCGCCACCATCATAAGACAGGAGCCGTCTATTTAA
- a CDS encoding inorganic diphosphatase, producing MKHPWHEAPIGRKVPEFVNGIIEISTGMRAKYEVDKETGLLKLDRVLYSSVYYPANYGFIPQTLGEDMDPLDIMILSLVPIQPLCLVPARVIGVMLMVDQGLADEKIIAVAEQDQSVGHLNDVSEMPPHFTKELKEFFESYKKLENKVVTVPDFQGKETAMKIIEKSIVYYDQKIKGKTA from the coding sequence ATAAAACATCCCTGGCATGAAGCGCCCATTGGTCGTAAGGTGCCTGAATTTGTAAATGGAATTATAGAGATATCTACTGGCATGCGTGCCAAGTATGAGGTAGACAAGGAAACAGGCTTATTGAAGCTTGATCGTGTTCTCTATTCATCCGTGTATTATCCTGCCAATTATGGATTTATACCACAGACACTGGGTGAGGACATGGATCCATTGGACATCATGATCCTTTCACTGGTTCCTATTCAACCTTTATGCCTTGTTCCCGCGCGCGTCATTGGTGTTATGCTGATGGTGGATCAGGGATTGGCAGATGAGAAGATCATTGCTGTGGCTGAACAGGATCAAAGTGTTGGGCATTTGAACGATGTCAGCGAGATGCCTCCGCATTTCACAAAAGAACTGAAAGAGTTTTTCGAGAGTTATAAGAAGCTCGAGAATAAAGTAGTAACAGTTCCGGATTTTCAGGGTAAAGAGACGGCGATGAAGATCATTGAGAAGTCAATTGTCTACTACGATCAAAAAATAAAGGGAAAAACCGCCTGA
- a CDS encoding efflux RND transporter periplasmic adaptor subunit, with product MAKQQTKNSGRLMYYLIGGLVFLIALLFIGKNQGWIGKSKELEVELAKAKKVNIVEKVSASGTVQPVIEVKLAPEVSGEIIELNVEDGDSVYLGKSLIKIRPDTWLSQLERSEASLSQQRANLESSKANLSRAEAQFTRADLDYKRQEKLWNQKVISESDWQLAKQNYEVSKNDFSASKQSVEAAKFIVNSTEASVRESRENVRKTAVVAPLTGIVSKLSVKKGERVVGTATMSGTEMMRIADLNKMEVRVNVNENDIVRVHLNDSVLIDVDAYQNIGKQFKGIVTNIANTAKDKLSADAITEFEVRIQILRFSYEDLIKKGNRYPFRPGMTASVEVLTNRKSGILSVPLASVTTRNPDGKEEVNNNNNGGGGGPGGGNNSNRAVVDASKKVEVKKDKIVVFVNEKGKAKMIEVKTGISDYDNIEILSGLEEGQEVVIGPFLAVSKRLKDGEAIKQAEKKKEEKKDDSK from the coding sequence ATGGCAAAGCAACAAACAAAGAATTCAGGCCGATTGATGTATTATCTGATAGGGGGATTAGTCTTCCTGATCGCCTTACTCTTTATCGGTAAAAACCAGGGATGGATTGGTAAATCTAAAGAGCTTGAAGTCGAACTGGCAAAAGCGAAAAAAGTTAACATTGTTGAAAAGGTAAGTGCTTCAGGAACGGTTCAGCCTGTGATTGAAGTTAAGCTTGCGCCTGAAGTATCCGGTGAAATTATAGAGCTTAATGTTGAGGATGGTGATTCAGTGTATCTGGGTAAGTCCCTTATCAAGATCCGTCCTGACACCTGGTTGAGCCAGTTGGAAAGATCAGAAGCTTCTCTGAGCCAGCAACGCGCCAACCTTGAATCTTCTAAAGCGAATCTTAGTCGTGCGGAAGCACAGTTTACAAGAGCAGATCTTGATTACAAACGCCAGGAGAAATTGTGGAATCAGAAAGTGATCTCTGAATCTGACTGGCAATTGGCAAAACAGAATTATGAAGTATCAAAAAATGATTTTTCAGCATCCAAACAATCTGTAGAAGCAGCAAAGTTCATTGTGAACAGCACAGAAGCTTCTGTTCGTGAGTCCCGTGAGAATGTTCGCAAGACAGCGGTAGTGGCTCCTCTTACAGGAATTGTTTCAAAGCTGAGTGTTAAGAAAGGTGAGCGCGTGGTAGGAACTGCTACTATGAGTGGAACTGAAATGATGCGTATCGCAGATCTTAATAAAATGGAAGTGCGTGTGAATGTAAATGAAAATGATATCGTTCGGGTTCATTTGAATGATTCAGTTTTGATTGATGTGGATGCATATCAGAATATAGGAAAGCAATTCAAGGGAATTGTTACCAATATTGCGAACACTGCAAAAGACAAACTTTCAGCTGATGCGATTACGGAGTTTGAAGTGAGAATTCAAATTTTGAGATTCTCTTATGAAGATCTTATTAAGAAAGGAAATCGTTATCCTTTCCGTCCTGGAATGACTGCAAGCGTTGAAGTTCTTACCAATCGCAAGAGCGGTATTCTCTCTGTGCCATTGGCTTCTGTAACCACCCGTAACCCGGATGGTAAGGAAGAAGTAAATAACAACAATAATGGCGGCGGTGGCGGCCCTGGTGGTGGTAACAATAGCAACCGTGCTGTTGTGGATGCCAGCAAGAAAGTCGAAGTCAAGAAGGACAAGATTGTTGTCTTTGTAAATGAGAAAGGCAAGGCTAAGATGATCGAAGTGAAAACGGGTATCAGTGATTACGATAACATCGAAATCCTGTCTGGTCTGGAAGAGGGTCAGGAGGTAGTGATAGGTCCATTCCTGGCAGTGTCAAAGCGCCTGAAGGATGGAGAGGCCATCAAGCAGGCCGAGAAGAAAAAGGAAGAGAAGAAAGATGATTCAAAATAA
- a CDS encoding TolC family protein: MRRVLLLIVVLLSAWTLTFGQGAKKTMKECVDIALENNLRIKRSVYNVETFRANLMQAKGAFLPSINANGSYGENYGRSLNPVTNSFITRDASSINVQLNSSITVFNGLRIQNTFRQNKRDVESADQDLLKAKNDVILNVVTLYTNVIFNQELFENAKYQLNSSQQLLDRITKQVNAGSLAMTNQLNQEAQVATNELNAINQENALNLSILQLKQAMQLPASEPLEVVVPDLPLEDLVLEQNAEAVYQIALNNMPEIKSAMLKMESAEMALKANRGSYMPRLTFNAAATSNYSSLVNKDRSIDNGVFTSAPFAYFGPAPDLNNPPGNNVYLISQGKTTIPEKYTTGDQLSDNLFKNLSVQLTIPILNGFATRAAVQRSIINREIANITIKETQNTLRQSIETAYNDANAASRSYGSSLKAVNAQQEAYRMNQQRFEVGALNIIEYQISGNDLFRAKSDLTRAKYNFIFKKKILDFYQGKPIDY, encoded by the coding sequence ATGAGAAGAGTTTTACTATTGATCGTTGTTCTTTTGAGTGCATGGACGTTGACCTTTGGTCAGGGTGCGAAAAAGACAATGAAGGAATGTGTGGATATCGCACTGGAGAATAACCTGAGAATTAAAAGAAGCGTCTATAACGTTGAAACATTCCGCGCCAATCTGATGCAGGCGAAAGGAGCATTTCTTCCTTCGATCAATGCCAACGGATCGTACGGAGAAAACTACGGTCGTTCTTTGAACCCTGTAACCAACAGTTTCATTACCCGTGATGCGAGCAGCATTAACGTTCAGCTTAACAGCAGCATTACAGTTTTTAACGGACTTCGTATCCAGAATACATTCCGCCAGAACAAACGTGATGTTGAATCTGCTGATCAGGATCTTCTCAAAGCAAAGAATGATGTAATTCTGAATGTGGTGACTTTGTATACCAATGTGATCTTCAATCAGGAGCTTTTTGAGAATGCCAAATATCAGTTGAATTCAAGTCAGCAATTGCTGGACCGTATTACAAAGCAAGTAAATGCAGGTTCACTGGCGATGACCAATCAGCTTAATCAGGAGGCACAGGTTGCTACGAATGAATTGAATGCGATCAATCAGGAAAATGCCCTTAACCTTTCTATTCTACAATTGAAACAGGCGATGCAGCTTCCTGCATCAGAGCCTTTGGAAGTTGTGGTTCCTGATCTTCCGTTAGAAGATCTTGTGCTCGAGCAGAATGCTGAGGCAGTTTATCAGATAGCCCTTAACAACATGCCTGAAATCAAGAGTGCCATGCTCAAAATGGAAAGTGCTGAGATGGCATTGAAAGCTAACCGCGGAAGTTACATGCCGAGATTAACTTTTAACGCAGCGGCAACTTCGAATTATTCCAGCCTCGTTAATAAAGACAGATCAATAGACAACGGAGTTTTTACATCAGCGCCTTTCGCATACTTTGGACCAGCGCCGGATTTGAATAATCCTCCTGGGAATAATGTGTATCTGATCTCTCAGGGAAAGACAACCATTCCTGAAAAGTATACAACAGGAGATCAGTTGTCGGACAACTTGTTTAAGAATTTAAGTGTACAGCTTACCATTCCTATTTTGAATGGATTTGCGACAAGAGCTGCCGTTCAGCGGTCTATCATCAATCGCGAGATTGCCAACATCACTATTAAGGAAACACAGAATACATTACGTCAAAGCATTGAGACTGCTTATAATGATGCCAATGCGGCGTCACGTTCTTATGGATCCTCGTTGAAGGCAGTAAATGCTCAACAGGAAGCTTATAGAATGAATCAGCAGCGCTTTGAAGTAGGAGCATTGAATATCATCGAATATCAGATATCCGGTAATGATCTGTTTCGTGCCAAGTCAGATCTGACGCGCGCGAAGTACAATTTTATTTTTAAGAAAAAGATCCTTGACTTCTATCAGGGAAAACCAATTGATTACTAA
- the sdaAB gene encoding L-serine ammonia-lyase, iron-sulfur-dependent, subunit beta, translating to MPEKSSVFDMIGPVMIGPSSSHTAGVVRIGLAAYKVLGDTPDEAEITFYNSFARTYEGHGSDRAILGGLMGFKTDDKRLKDSVALAPEQGLTFHFKSVGNASTLHPNSVRVKIRKGEKTVEILGESLGGGVINIAEVNGFKADFSANLHTVIITAEDVKGSVAFIANVLAHDDCNIATMSVSRRGKFDLACLVLEMDSGIKAVTLEYLKSLSWVKEIIYIPQI from the coding sequence ATGCCTGAGAAAAGCAGTGTTTTTGATATGATTGGTCCTGTCATGATTGGCCCATCCAGCTCTCACACGGCAGGCGTCGTCCGCATTGGACTGGCGGCATACAAAGTACTGGGTGACACACCCGACGAAGCAGAAATCACCTTTTATAATTCCTTTGCCAGAACCTATGAAGGTCACGGCAGCGACCGGGCCATCCTGGGTGGTCTCATGGGATTCAAAACTGACGATAAGAGATTAAAAGATTCGGTTGCTCTTGCTCCTGAGCAGGGTCTTACCTTTCATTTTAAGTCCGTTGGAAATGCATCAACGCTTCATCCCAATTCCGTAAGGGTAAAAATCCGCAAAGGAGAGAAGACCGTTGAGATCCTGGGCGAAAGTCTGGGTGGCGGCGTTATCAATATTGCCGAAGTGAATGGATTTAAGGCAGATTTTTCAGCCAATTTACATACCGTGATTATCACAGCAGAAGATGTAAAGGGAAGTGTGGCATTCATCGCCAACGTGCTGGCACATGATGATTGCAATATTGCTACCATGTCGGTTTCCCGACGCGGTAAATTTGATCTGGCTTGTCTCGTACTGGAAATGGATTCTGGCATCAAGGCTGTAACATTAGAGTACCTGAAGAGTCTTAGCTGGGTAAAGGAGATTATATATATACCACAAATCTGA